Proteins encoded together in one candidate division KSB1 bacterium window:
- a CDS encoding CPBP family intramembrane metalloprotease → MTEAAAQLPAALIVGALSSVLFLLLYYQVFRPRMAAQDLGRIEEFRSSMGLWGRMLMGGVAEEVMFRWGVMSVLAWLAIGVADMPIGLGMWVAIVVAGLLFGLGHLPGVMAAGVKLTKLIVATAISLNMVVALAFGWLFWQYGLLAAIVAHALLHAVWHPLERA, encoded by the coding sequence TTGACTGAGGCGGCAGCTCAGCTCCCAGCGGCGCTCATCGTCGGGGCGTTGAGCAGCGTGCTGTTCCTGTTGTTGTACTACCAAGTCTTCCGACCCCGGATGGCTGCGCAAGACCTCGGCCGTATCGAAGAGTTCAGGAGCTCGATGGGGCTTTGGGGGCGCATGCTGATGGGGGGAGTAGCTGAGGAGGTGATGTTCCGTTGGGGTGTCATGTCGGTTTTAGCTTGGCTCGCCATCGGGGTTGCCGACATGCCGATAGGCTTGGGCATGTGGGTCGCCATCGTGGTGGCTGGCCTGCTCTTCGGCCTCGGCCATCTTCCTGGCGTGATGGCGGCCGGCGTGAAGCTCACGAAGCTCATCGTGGCCACGGCGATCTCGCTGAACATGGTGGTGGCACTGGCCTTCGGATGGCTATTTTGGCAGTACGGCCTTCTGGCCGCCATCGTCGCCCACGCTCTGTTGCACGCGGTTTGGCACCCCCTCGAGCGGGCTTGA
- a CDS encoding CPBP family intramembrane metalloprotease, which produces MNSLTKSKSKQNLILFFIGMIGVLSSIPMIPLLLDLAPEPPEIPMILVQIISVIQSGVLLLLMVFLGSYFSHRVNLSAPVIESIFQSDNMLEKFKNIFPAAMFGGLIGGVFLLIFLSVVSKYLPSEFLEGVENFSPPWYTRLLYGGITEEILIRWGLMSFFTWCCYRITQSKGSEVRSINYIFAIVLSALIFGAGHLPVVFMMSGVVTVPLIAYIILGNAFFGLIAGYLYWKRGLECAIGAHMIAHITMLVGESYTRMN; this is translated from the coding sequence ATGAACAGTCTTACCAAATCGAAATCAAAACAAAATCTAATTCTATTTTTCATAGGAATGATAGGTGTACTCTCTTCAATTCCAATGATTCCGCTTTTGCTCGATCTTGCTCCAGAGCCTCCGGAAATTCCGATGATATTAGTACAGATAATCTCAGTGATACAGAGCGGCGTGTTGCTGTTGCTAATGGTGTTTTTGGGGTCTTATTTTTCTCATCGAGTTAACTTGTCTGCGCCAGTAATAGAATCAATTTTTCAATCTGATAATATGTTAGAAAAATTTAAAAACATATTTCCTGCCGCAATGTTTGGTGGGTTGATTGGGGGAGTATTTCTTTTAATATTCCTAAGTGTTGTTTCCAAATATCTACCTTCGGAATTCTTAGAGGGAGTGGAAAATTTTTCGCCACCTTGGTATACGCGGCTTCTTTACGGTGGTATTACAGAAGAAATACTCATTAGGTGGGGGCTAATGTCATTCTTTACTTGGTGTTGCTATCGTATCACTCAATCAAAAGGTTCGGAGGTTCGTTCAATAAATTATATATTTGCAATTGTATTGTCTGCTTTGATTTTTGGAGCTGGCCATCTTCCAGTAGTTTTTATGATGTCCGGCGTTGTAACAGTGCCCCTGATTGCTTATATTATTTTAGGAAATGCATTTTTTGGTTTAATCGCGGGATACTTATATTGGAAGCGGGGCTTGGAATGTGCTATAGGAGCGCATATGATTGCTCATATCACAATGCTAGTGGGCGAATCGTATACAAGAATGAATTAA